The Ruminococcaceae bacterium R-25 DNA segment ACATATGTAGCCATGTGTCTTTCTCCTTGAAATTCATTGATTCTTCTTATATTCAAATGCCTAATATAAGCAAAAAATACAGGCCTGCTCTTTGAGCAAGCCTGCATATAATAACCGCCTATTATTGTTATGTCAACAATTTTCTATAAAAAATTTCGATAATTCTCTTAAATTCTTCGAAATTCGCCTTTTTTCTCAATTAATTGAACTCATATTCATAGTTAATCTCAGTGATTGTGTTTACCCCATCAGTATTGATCTGAAGCTTAGTGTTACCCGAACGGTAGGTTATTCCAAAGTCATCTTCCTGAAATGGGTCTCCGTAAATCTTCTTGGCATCATCTATGGTCTGACCAACATGAATGCCGTTGCAATCAATCAAAGGATCGTTAATGGAGATCCTGGTGATAATTGCTACTTCATCTTCGTCTTCCCTGCTATCTTTTATTGAAGCAATAAGAAATCCCGGATAATAGTATTCCAAATCAGCACCCAGACTCGCACAAGAGTCACCTTCAAGTCTGTTTTCAGGCTCGCCCAAGACCTTGCTAATCGTTCCCAATTTAGCACCAGGAACGATTTCATATCCCTTATAGGAAAATGTGAAAATTCCAGAAGCTGAATTGTTGCCATTTCCATTTTCAACAGATATCTTTGTCTGTCCGCCGTCGATACGGGAAATCTGTGCTGACTCTCCCGTTTGATTGTTACATCCTGTGAAAACGGATGCTGCCATGCACAAACTGATTGCTGCAATGATAATCTTGTCTTTTTTCATCTTTACTTCTCCTATTATCAAGTTTTATTTTTCGATTCTTTTTCAAGATCTTTAACGTATTCGGGTGTTCCACCGGCTCTTACCGGGAGGCATGAACCGTCGAAACGGTGGTGAGCGTCACCTATCTTTTTGTCGGTTGCTTTAATAAAAGAACCTCTGTGGTACTGGTACACAGTCGAATCACAATGATACCACGTATCCCCGTATTTGACGAGATTCCAATAGTGTCCGGCATTCTTAACCGGATACCTCTTGACCATCATGTTAGGGATACCGGAGCAGTCCAAAAGGATCTTAACCGTGCAATAATATCCGTAACAGTCACCGCTGTGTTTTGTAAATGCCTGATATACTGCATCTTCGAAAGTCTGGTTGCCTCTGACTGTTGTATACCATACATGTGAGTGAACATAAGATACGATATTCTTTACTGTCTCAGTCGTATTTTTTCCCTTGAGTTTCTTGGCAAGGGCATTTGCCATCTTATAAACATCGTTATGGCGGTTCGAGTCCCATCCTCCGCCTGCGCCGTATGTTCCGTTGGTTGCGCGCTGCTTAACTACATGGACATTCGCTTTCTGCAGACGGATATTTCCTGCAGCATCCATGGCTTTATATGTGATCTCGTAGACGCCTTCCTGTCCGATTACAACATTGGTCTCGTCTACAGCGACTTTCGGTGATTCATCATAATCGTCTTCGTAGGTTACGCCTTCGAAATAATCGATCTTCGCATCTTCGGAATCGTCGATATAAATGTCGTGAATTCCGTAGAACAGCGGAGCATTATGGTCATCCGTTACGTGGAAAGGAACATCTATTACGGTTGAATTGTCATACCAGTCAGTGACGACAACGGGGATCAGATAGTCGCCTGTAAACTGAATAGCAGGTGTGCCGTCCCTGTATTCGATCTTGGCGATCCCTGAAAGGTCATAAAGGCAGCCGACGCACTCTGATGCATCAGGCCATTCGCGGCTTGCATACTGGTTCTTTGGTAGAGCGATACCCTTAGGTGCTGTGTGATCTTCGATCCTTAGAGTAACGTCTTTGACAAAGGCTTCGTCGTAACGGACCTTAAGCTGGTAAACGGAAGGAACCGATGTGTCGACTTGTGATACATCAGTTACAAACTCGGCATCATCAGGACAATTCTTAAAAAATACAGAAACATCAATATCAGAACCTGCTTCAATAACAGCTTCTTTTATCAGGTTTCTGTTAGCATCCCTGATCGTTAATACAACAGTTGTTACTACGATTGCGGCAACATAAAGTATCGGTCCGATTTTTGCAATTATCTTATACATAACTTAACTGACTTGTTTTCGCTTTCCTTATTCCGTTAAGGTCATTCTTCAGAAGTCGACTCAGTAGGCTTTTCCTGTTGTTCTGTCGGCTTCGGCTTTGGCGTGCTCGTCGGCGTGCTGGTAGGCGTATTCGTCGGTGTATTTACCGGAGCTTCCGTAGTCGTATTCACAGGTGTAGGTGACGGTGTATCCGTCGGATCACCAGAAGGTGAATTTGTCGGACCTGGCGTATTTGTCAGATCCTGCGAAGGACCTGTTGTAGGCGTCGGCGTATCTCCTGCTGAAGATGTAGGCTCGGCTGTACCTGTCGGTTCCGGCGTGACAGTACCCGTTGGTGTCGGAGAAGAATTACCCGGGCCTTGAGATGGTGATGTTTCAAGTGTCGGATCGTCTGTAGGCGTGGGCGTATCGGACGGTTTAAAGTCTGTAGAACCGCCTGCACGAGCAGGATAGAGCTTGCCGTTAAACTGGTGGTATTTGTCATTGATCTGGGCATCAGTGCACATGAAGTAAATACTGCCTCTGTGTCTGAAACGCGTTGAATCGCAGTGATACCACTGGCCGTTGAGCTTTACGAGATTCCAGTAATGGTTGCTGCCGTAAACAGGATATCTCTTGACCATCATGTTCGGGATT contains these protein-coding regions:
- a CDS encoding transglutaminase superfamily protein gives rise to the protein MYKIIAKIGPILYVAAIVVTTVVLTIRDANRNLIKEAVIEAGSDIDVSVFFKNCPDDAEFVTDVSQVDTSVPSVYQLKVRYDEAFVKDVTLRIEDHTAPKGIALPKNQYASREWPDASECVGCLYDLSGIAKIEYRDGTPAIQFTGDYLIPVVVTDWYDNSTVIDVPFHVTDDHNAPLFYGIHDIYIDDSEDAKIDYFEGVTYEDDYDESPKVAVDETNVVIGQEGVYEITYKAMDAAGNIRLQKANVHVVKQRATNGTYGAGGGWDSNRHNDVYKMANALAKKLKGKNTTETVKNIVSYVHSHVWYTTVRGNQTFEDAVYQAFTKHSGDCYGYYCTVKILLDCSGIPNMMVKRYPVKNAGHYWNLVKYGDTWYHCDSTVYQYHRGSFIKATDKKIGDAHHRFDGSCLPVRAGGTPEYVKDLEKESKNKT